One window from the genome of Bdellovibrio sp. NC01 encodes:
- a CDS encoding chemotaxis protein CheW encodes METATQNSKTYSLQMFASFRLGLSELAISVKSLQEVVNYPEKVTTVPLAPPYLTGIFNLRGAVVPIIDVAKMLGIESDKNALNRKVAIISSDKIRVGLLFDATSEILNVQESDISSFESDPASPRAAIQSVLKLNGGDRLIEVIDPAALFKIQNIKALIEQSKNQVVEVARSKSKRCQCITFKSNTMEFGLDISAIREIIKVPEIKRSVLAVDYCLGMVNLRGMIIPILDFAKFLKLSDEGAKDIESKRIVVMKVHNIQVGFLVDSVDSIVTFFEEEVLPIPLFQQERMDMMRGMLPYEKAPNVIFLNEQQILSDQEVLDITRGHASLYGKAEDTAAAKKKAGDRKPYISFKLDYMLSSRLSNIDEIAKVEEELMHPPGYPSYVVGMMKMRGDVVMVIDLRGYYGLTPTENPMNSRVLVVKGAKGKFGLLVDSVESIDTVDEANKVKIPMFLAKDIANRLQGDMKEVIEMVDITGNKKTFMILDVPELLSKLEAASAA; translated from the coding sequence ATGGAAACAGCAACGCAAAATTCAAAGACATACAGCTTGCAAATGTTTGCCTCATTTCGCTTAGGGCTTTCAGAGCTTGCGATTTCCGTAAAGTCTTTGCAAGAAGTTGTAAACTATCCTGAAAAAGTAACGACGGTGCCATTGGCTCCTCCTTATTTAACAGGCATCTTCAATTTGCGTGGAGCTGTCGTACCTATTATTGATGTTGCTAAAATGCTTGGCATTGAAAGCGATAAGAATGCCTTGAATCGCAAAGTGGCCATTATTTCGTCAGATAAAATTCGTGTAGGATTGTTGTTTGATGCGACTTCTGAAATCTTGAATGTGCAAGAATCAGATATTTCAAGTTTCGAATCGGATCCTGCAAGTCCTCGTGCCGCAATTCAAAGCGTGTTGAAACTTAACGGCGGAGATCGCTTGATTGAAGTGATTGATCCCGCAGCGTTATTTAAAATTCAAAATATCAAAGCATTGATTGAACAATCTAAAAACCAAGTGGTGGAAGTGGCACGCAGTAAATCCAAACGCTGCCAGTGTATTACTTTTAAATCCAACACGATGGAATTTGGTTTGGATATTTCCGCAATCAGAGAAATCATCAAAGTTCCCGAAATCAAACGCAGTGTCTTGGCCGTTGATTATTGCCTGGGGATGGTGAACTTGCGTGGTATGATCATTCCGATTTTAGATTTCGCGAAGTTTTTAAAACTCAGCGACGAAGGCGCCAAAGACATCGAATCAAAACGCATTGTCGTCATGAAGGTGCACAACATCCAAGTGGGTTTCCTGGTTGATTCAGTGGATAGCATCGTGACTTTCTTTGAAGAAGAAGTTTTGCCGATTCCTTTGTTTCAGCAAGAACGTATGGACATGATGCGCGGGATGCTTCCGTATGAAAAAGCTCCAAATGTTATTTTCTTGAATGAACAGCAAATTCTTTCAGATCAAGAAGTTCTTGATATTACTCGCGGCCACGCGTCTCTTTATGGCAAAGCTGAAGATACGGCTGCTGCGAAGAAAAAAGCAGGAGATCGCAAGCCTTATATCTCTTTCAAGCTCGACTATATGTTGTCGAGCCGTCTTAGCAATATTGATGAAATCGCAAAAGTCGAAGAAGAACTCATGCATCCTCCAGGTTATCCAAGTTATGTTGTCGGCATGATGAAAATGCGTGGCGATGTCGTGATGGTCATTGATTTGCGCGGTTATTACGGTCTGACTCCGACAGAAAATCCAATGAACTCGCGCGTTCTTGTGGTTAAGGGCGCAAAGGGCAAGTTCGGACTGCTGGTTGATTCGGTTGAATCAATCGACACGGTCGATGAAGCCAATAAAGTTAAAATCCCGATGTTCCTTGCGAAAGATATCGCCAATCGTTTACAGGGCGATATGAAAGAGGTCATCGAGATGGTCGATATTACTGGGAACAAGAAGACATTCATGATCCTTGATGTTCCAGAGCTTTTAAGCAAACTAGAGGCAGCGTCCGCTGCCTAA
- a CDS encoding DEAD/DEAH box helicase: MYQLRPYQQEAVQATLQHFRVEKSPAVLVLPTGAGKSLVIAELARLAKGRVLVLAHVRELVEQNHAKYISFGLEAGIYSAGLDRKEMHQKVIFGSIQSIARAPEEFFHNFSLIVIDECHRVSMDGETQYLQVISKLQNLNPGLCILGLTATPYRLGLGWIYNYHAQKKLQQTTEDRFFKKCIFELSIRYLIKNKFLTPPVKIDSPVACYDFSTLKLQQGRFVMAQVEALLKDQKRITPLIIKNIIDMARDREGVMIFTSSVNHAIEIMQCLPPYVAALVVGDTADDERDEIIEAFKQKKLKYLVNVSVLTTGFDAPHVDVIAILRPTESVSLYQQIIGRGLRLSPGKTDCLVLDYTGQDHDLYSPEIDDDKPSDKAVPVEVLCPKCGVTNHFWGLLDPDGELVEHYGRKCKAAFEDPTTKKMTECDFRFRFKKCDQCGEENDIAARVCHSCDRILVDNDKKLKDAMMLKDAHVMRVETMSLEQTYDKKGHLRLEVRYYDADAQVLKEYFYLSTPEDSRAFYFNFTRMHNRLPEQKLAIRSVADAIHNKDKFRIPMFVIARKQKHFWAIREKIFE; this comes from the coding sequence TTGTATCAGCTGCGCCCTTATCAACAAGAAGCCGTTCAAGCGACGCTGCAACACTTTCGTGTTGAGAAGTCACCGGCTGTCTTAGTTTTGCCGACGGGTGCCGGCAAAAGCTTAGTCATTGCGGAATTGGCGCGTTTAGCGAAAGGTCGTGTGTTGGTTCTGGCCCACGTCCGTGAATTGGTAGAACAAAATCACGCCAAATATATTTCTTTCGGCTTAGAAGCAGGAATTTACTCGGCAGGTCTGGACCGTAAAGAGATGCATCAGAAAGTTATTTTCGGAAGCATTCAATCTATCGCACGGGCACCTGAAGAATTCTTTCACAACTTTTCGTTGATCGTCATCGATGAATGTCATCGTGTTTCGATGGACGGAGAGACGCAGTATTTGCAAGTCATTTCTAAACTACAGAATTTAAATCCCGGTTTATGCATTCTTGGTTTAACGGCGACACCTTATCGTCTGGGCTTGGGCTGGATTTATAATTATCACGCGCAAAAGAAGTTGCAGCAAACCACAGAAGATCGTTTTTTTAAAAAATGTATTTTTGAGCTTTCGATCCGTTATCTGATTAAGAACAAGTTCCTGACTCCACCGGTTAAGATTGATTCACCGGTGGCGTGTTATGATTTTTCGACCTTAAAGCTTCAGCAAGGCCGCTTCGTGATGGCGCAGGTGGAAGCGCTTCTGAAAGATCAAAAGCGTATTACGCCGTTGATTATTAAAAATATTATCGACATGGCTCGGGATCGTGAAGGGGTGATGATCTTCACAAGTTCTGTTAATCACGCCATCGAAATCATGCAGTGTTTGCCTCCGTATGTTGCTGCCTTGGTTGTGGGCGATACCGCTGATGATGAACGTGACGAGATCATCGAGGCCTTTAAACAGAAAAAATTAAAATACCTGGTGAACGTGTCGGTCTTGACGACGGGATTTGATGCGCCTCACGTGGATGTTATTGCGATTCTTCGCCCGACAGAGTCGGTGAGTTTGTATCAACAAATTATCGGTCGTGGCTTGCGTTTAAGTCCCGGCAAAACCGATTGCTTGGTTCTGGATTATACAGGACAAGATCACGACCTCTATTCGCCGGAAATCGATGACGATAAACCTAGCGATAAAGCTGTACCTGTCGAAGTGCTATGTCCAAAGTGCGGTGTGACGAATCACTTTTGGGGTTTGTTAGATCCCGACGGGGAGCTTGTCGAGCATTATGGCCGTAAATGTAAAGCCGCGTTCGAAGATCCCACGACCAAAAAGATGACCGAATGCGATTTTAGATTTCGGTTTAAGAAATGCGATCAATGTGGCGAAGAAAACGATATCGCAGCACGAGTCTGTCATAGCTGCGATCGCATTTTAGTCGATAACGATAAAAAGTTAAAAGACGCTATGATGTTAAAAGATGCACACGTCATGCGTGTTGAAACGATGTCTTTAGAGCAGACCTACGACAAAAAGGGTCATCTGCGTCTGGAAGTCCGTTATTACGATGCCGATGCCCAGGTCTTAAAAGAATATTTTTATCTCAGCACGCCTGAAGATAGCCGCGCATTTTATTTTAATTTCACTCGCATGCACAATCGTTTGCCTGAACAGAAGTTGGCAATCCGTTCTGTGGCGGATGCGATACATAACAAAGATAAATTCCGCATTCCGATGTTTGTGATCGCGCGCAAGCAAAAGCATTTCTGGGCGATCCGCGAAAAGATTTTTGAGTAA
- a CDS encoding serine hydrolase codes for MKRILLLALPAFALIACASKTPKQDDVFATYVNSYIHAHNIPGASFAASRHGKIEYSKGFGFADVENKVPATEQTVFRIASVSKPITAVAMFKVLEEKNMNIEDALNKPVFGPKGYLPEYKNIKDKRALKVTLRDLLQHTSGLHPEDDPQYETYKIAKKLHVKSPASAKDIIRYVLKYQKLDLEPGKEYHYSNFGYNVLARVIENVSGEKYEAYVQKHLFAPIGITDMAIAGNTLKDRRADEAKYYDDPRHPDITSALDGKTVGPMAYNGFSFHTMDGHGGWLGTASDLVKFLNAVTPGSGAPQLLKPETIRIMTKPVSNIGNPTASMGFVSAEDGKVISHAGALETGTLTYYIRRADGSSWAVLFNRLPVEKIDQIKDVMMEFADNINRIYPVETK; via the coding sequence ATGAAAAGGATTTTATTACTCGCTTTGCCGGCTTTTGCACTGATCGCTTGTGCAAGCAAAACACCAAAGCAAGATGATGTGTTCGCGACCTATGTAAACTCTTATATTCATGCGCATAATATTCCTGGGGCCTCGTTCGCGGCTTCTCGTCACGGCAAAATTGAATATTCTAAAGGCTTTGGATTCGCAGACGTTGAAAATAAAGTTCCAGCAACAGAACAGACAGTGTTTCGTATCGCAAGTGTCAGCAAGCCCATCACTGCGGTTGCAATGTTTAAAGTTCTTGAAGAAAAAAACATGAATATCGAAGACGCTTTGAACAAACCTGTTTTTGGTCCGAAAGGCTATTTGCCGGAATATAAAAACATCAAAGACAAACGCGCTTTAAAAGTAACGTTGCGCGATCTTCTGCAACACACAAGCGGCTTGCATCCTGAAGACGATCCTCAATATGAAACTTATAAAATTGCAAAAAAACTGCATGTGAAGTCCCCTGCTAGCGCAAAAGACATCATTCGTTACGTTCTCAAATATCAGAAGTTGGATCTTGAACCGGGTAAAGAGTATCACTACTCTAACTTCGGTTATAACGTTTTAGCTCGTGTGATTGAAAATGTCAGCGGCGAAAAATATGAAGCTTATGTGCAGAAGCATTTATTTGCACCTATCGGCATCACAGATATGGCGATCGCCGGAAACACTTTGAAAGATCGTCGTGCTGATGAAGCAAAATACTACGATGATCCCCGCCACCCCGACATCACTTCTGCATTGGATGGTAAAACCGTCGGCCCTATGGCCTACAATGGTTTTTCATTTCACACCATGGATGGTCACGGTGGTTGGTTAGGAACAGCAAGTGATCTTGTCAAATTCTTGAATGCTGTGACACCAGGTTCTGGTGCGCCTCAGCTGTTGAAGCCTGAAACAATTCGCATCATGACGAAGCCCGTTTCCAACATTGGCAATCCAACAGCATCAATGGGTTTTGTTTCTGCTGAAGATGGCAAAGTGATTTCACATGCTGGTGCGTTAGAAACCGGAACGCTGACATACTATATTCGTAGAGCCGACGGATCTTCATGGGCCGTACTATTTAATCGTCTGCCAGTTGAAAAGATAGACCAGATCAAAGATGTCATGATGGAGTTCGCGGACAATATCAACCGCATTTACCCGGTCGAGACAAAGTAA
- a CDS encoding chemotaxis protein CheD, with product MKLEEHHVKIGQIKVGTEGHILKAVLGSCVGIALIWKKQGKCALAHCLLPYPCNDKTGTDARYVTETLPRMLEQLGATKADYSDIRAVICGGSQMMEVEQQYTKFTVGPENLKIAQKCLQDQRIEIIAIEPGGNKGTKITVDCGAGSFEVERLKKIAA from the coding sequence TTGAAATTAGAAGAGCACCACGTAAAGATCGGTCAGATTAAAGTTGGCACCGAAGGACATATACTCAAAGCGGTCCTTGGATCTTGCGTGGGGATCGCATTGATTTGGAAAAAACAAGGGAAGTGCGCGCTTGCTCACTGTCTGCTTCCATATCCGTGCAATGATAAGACCGGCACAGACGCACGCTATGTGACGGAAACTTTACCGCGCATGCTTGAGCAATTGGGTGCCACGAAAGCGGATTATTCAGATATTCGCGCGGTGATTTGTGGTGGCAGTCAGATGATGGAAGTTGAACAGCAATATACGAAGTTCACAGTGGGCCCAGAGAATTTGAAAATCGCACAGAAGTGCCTGCAAGATCAGCGTATTGAAATTATTGCGATTGAGCCCGGTGGTAATAAAGGGACGAAGATCACCGTCGACTGTGGGGCCGGTTCGTTTGAAGTTGAAAGATTAAAAAAGATAGCTGCTTAA
- a CDS encoding alpha/beta fold hydrolase has product MKHSRLLCVVVSLMMTVMMSSVGFANSATKDVQKTIVLVHGAFADGSSWSAVIPLLQQKGYKVVAVQNPLTSLANDTDTVKRALDNQTGPVVLVGHSWGGMVITNSGDHDKVKALVYVAAFAPDVGESAAAMSAKYPVTPGFSKLVADAKGYFTLPEDAMKDDFAQDLPEVVTKVMTATQGPTFGGCFADTPTVAPWKTKPSWYIVAENDRMIQPDMERDMAKKINAKVTSLATSHVPMLSKPVDIANVIIEAADSIQ; this is encoded by the coding sequence ATGAAGCATTCAAGACTTCTGTGTGTGGTCGTGTCTTTAATGATGACCGTTATGATGTCCTCGGTGGGATTTGCGAATTCAGCGACGAAAGATGTGCAAAAAACGATCGTGCTGGTACATGGGGCCTTTGCTGATGGTTCAAGTTGGAGTGCCGTTATTCCACTCCTGCAACAAAAAGGGTATAAAGTCGTGGCCGTGCAAAATCCGCTGACTTCATTAGCGAATGATACGGATACGGTGAAGCGTGCCTTGGATAATCAAACAGGTCCAGTCGTGTTAGTGGGACATTCCTGGGGCGGAATGGTCATTACAAATTCTGGTGATCACGACAAAGTAAAAGCCCTTGTGTATGTGGCAGCCTTCGCCCCAGACGTGGGAGAGTCTGCGGCAGCGATGTCAGCTAAATATCCGGTGACTCCAGGCTTCAGTAAGCTTGTCGCGGATGCAAAGGGTTATTTCACTTTACCAGAAGATGCGATGAAAGATGATTTTGCTCAAGACCTTCCCGAAGTCGTGACGAAAGTTATGACGGCAACTCAAGGGCCAACATTTGGTGGTTGTTTTGCGGATACTCCAACAGTTGCTCCATGGAAAACCAAACCATCGTGGTATATCGTTGCTGAAAACGATCGCATGATCCAGCCAGATATGGAGCGTGATATGGCGAAAAAGATTAACGCTAAAGTCACAAGTCTAGCGACAAGCCATGTCCCTATGCTTTCAAAACCAGTTGATATTGCAAACGTGATTATCGAAGCGGCTGATTCAATTCAATAG
- a CDS encoding erythromycin esterase family protein: MKIFSDRIDAGKKLAERLFSFKAQHPVVLAIPRGGVPVAFEVAQKLHAPLDLIMVKKIGAPRNPEYAVGAVSEDQKPILNEGLLTLHGLNKMAIEEIANEKIQEIRKQMQNLRGSATPLHIAGKTVLLIDDGIATGTTLITAIKFIRAKNPAKVIVAAPVGARDSVYQLQAIADDVICLETPENFAAVGEWYQNFDQVSDDEVKTLMQQRKIHSAHHSSASKNSGPDDIVQEIADCSMPVRGPQSWEALIDHLGKTRVVMLGESSHGTEEFYSIRRYISERLMKEYGFKFIAVEGDWPACQQLNQYALGNSKERSAIDIMHKFERWPTWMWANHETARLIESMKKLKTEFYGLDVYSLFESIDSVNAWAKQNRPELAGILQERYACFDPFSRDEKAYARYLLQFPEGCRQEVLSNLRNLLTVRINDFSKADDQLFDAQQNARIISNAESYYRAMIFGGPESWNVRDNHMMDTLDILLRRAGEQSKCIVWAHNTHIGDYRATDMKDAGYVNLGGLARERFGETNVKLVGFGTYEGDVLAGPAWDGPETVTTLYPAKKKSFEDYCHQAAEAFAAKRFYSIFDETARSGVLGTKTYPHRAVGVVYQPSFEQHGHNYVPTIPAQRYDCFVFVDQTSALKSIKAQPNYQDLPETWPGGF, from the coding sequence ATGAAAATCTTTAGCGATCGCATTGATGCTGGAAAAAAACTTGCTGAACGCCTTTTTTCATTCAAAGCGCAGCATCCCGTTGTTCTTGCGATACCTCGAGGTGGCGTTCCGGTGGCCTTCGAGGTCGCGCAAAAACTCCATGCGCCCCTCGACTTGATTATGGTGAAAAAAATCGGAGCACCTCGCAATCCTGAATATGCTGTTGGGGCTGTGTCTGAAGATCAAAAACCGATATTAAATGAAGGTCTTCTAACGCTGCATGGACTTAATAAAATGGCCATCGAGGAAATTGCTAATGAAAAAATTCAGGAAATCCGCAAACAAATGCAAAACTTGCGCGGCTCTGCAACACCCTTGCATATTGCTGGCAAGACAGTTCTGTTAATTGATGACGGCATCGCGACAGGTACAACCTTAATTACCGCAATCAAATTCATTCGCGCTAAAAATCCTGCCAAAGTGATTGTTGCTGCACCCGTCGGAGCACGTGATTCAGTTTATCAATTACAAGCTATTGCCGATGACGTGATCTGCCTTGAAACACCAGAAAATTTTGCCGCCGTCGGCGAATGGTATCAAAACTTCGATCAAGTCAGCGATGACGAAGTGAAAACTTTGATGCAACAAAGAAAAATACATTCTGCGCATCATTCTTCTGCATCCAAAAATTCGGGACCTGACGATATCGTGCAAGAAATCGCAGACTGTAGCATGCCCGTTCGAGGCCCTCAAAGCTGGGAAGCGCTGATCGACCACCTGGGTAAAACGCGAGTTGTGATGCTGGGCGAATCCAGTCATGGCACTGAAGAGTTCTACAGTATCCGTCGTTATATCTCTGAGCGTTTGATGAAAGAGTATGGCTTTAAGTTTATCGCGGTTGAAGGCGACTGGCCTGCGTGCCAACAACTGAATCAATATGCACTGGGAAACTCAAAGGAACGAAGCGCCATTGATATCATGCATAAGTTTGAGCGTTGGCCGACGTGGATGTGGGCCAATCACGAAACGGCACGTTTGATCGAATCAATGAAGAAATTAAAAACCGAATTTTATGGTTTGGATGTTTACTCTTTATTTGAATCAATAGATTCCGTAAATGCGTGGGCTAAGCAAAACCGACCCGAACTTGCAGGCATTTTACAAGAACGCTATGCCTGCTTTGATCCTTTTAGCCGTGATGAAAAAGCGTATGCACGCTATCTGCTTCAGTTTCCTGAAGGTTGTCGTCAGGAAGTCCTTAGCAATCTTCGCAATTTGCTGACAGTGAGAATCAATGACTTTAGCAAAGCGGATGACCAGCTATTCGATGCCCAACAAAACGCGCGTATTATCAGTAATGCCGAAAGCTACTATCGCGCAATGATCTTTGGTGGACCCGAGTCCTGGAACGTCCGCGATAATCACATGATGGATACTTTAGATATTTTATTACGTCGCGCTGGTGAACAAAGTAAATGTATCGTATGGGCACACAACACCCATATAGGTGATTACCGTGCAACCGATATGAAGGACGCTGGCTATGTTAATCTTGGCGGGCTTGCGCGAGAACGCTTTGGTGAAACAAACGTGAAACTTGTGGGCTTTGGTACTTATGAAGGCGATGTGCTTGCGGGGCCTGCGTGGGACGGGCCTGAAACCGTGACAACATTATACCCTGCTAAGAAAAAATCCTTCGAAGATTATTGCCACCAAGCGGCCGAGGCTTTTGCCGCCAAAAGATTTTACTCTATCTTTGATGAAACAGCTCGCAGCGGTGTGCTTGGAACAAAGACTTATCCGCATCGTGCGGTGGGCGTTGTTTATCAACCAAGCTTTGAACAACACGGACACAACTATGTGCCGACAATTCCTGCACAACGTTATGATTGCTTTGTCTTTGTCGATCAAACTTCGGCTTTAAAATCCATTAAGGCACAACCGAACTATCAAGATCTTCCAGAAACCTGGCCTGGAGGTTTTTAG
- a CDS encoding protein-glutamate O-methyltransferase CheR, with translation MSEAAKHLSGATLSRLLLLVKSHTGITMEERKRELLFARIRRRLRVLNLETPEQYIEILESSEAERQEFINAVTTNETLFFRTPLVWEYFKTEFLPEWYERNRNETMRVWSAASSSGEEAHSIAMLCEEFKLANPGFKYRVYGSDISTEVLGEAKSGIFKTKNITELKNKFPDFFAKYFRALPDGNYKALEVITSNIEFSVHNLHTRSPKSQFYDIVFLRNVLIYFSDKDQELVLHNAHGAVKPGGVLIVGESESLSRLKTEFTFKRPLIYSKAAA, from the coding sequence ATGAGCGAAGCTGCTAAGCATCTATCAGGAGCAACCCTCAGCCGGTTGCTCCTTCTAGTAAAGTCCCATACTGGAATCACGATGGAAGAACGTAAGCGCGAACTTTTGTTCGCGCGTATTCGTCGTCGCCTTCGTGTTTTAAATCTTGAAACTCCAGAGCAATATATCGAGATCTTGGAAAGCAGCGAAGCTGAACGCCAAGAGTTCATTAATGCAGTAACGACCAACGAAACGTTATTTTTCAGAACTCCGTTGGTGTGGGAATATTTTAAAACAGAATTTTTGCCTGAATGGTATGAGCGCAATCGCAATGAAACGATGCGCGTTTGGTCCGCTGCTTCATCTTCGGGGGAAGAAGCCCACAGTATTGCCATGCTTTGTGAAGAATTTAAATTAGCAAATCCTGGCTTCAAATACCGTGTCTATGGTTCCGATATTTCGACAGAAGTATTAGGCGAAGCAAAATCTGGAATCTTTAAAACCAAAAATATTACAGAGCTTAAAAACAAATTCCCGGATTTCTTTGCAAAGTATTTCAGAGCTTTGCCGGATGGGAACTATAAAGCGTTAGAAGTTATTACGAGCAATATCGAGTTTTCGGTTCACAATCTTCACACTCGTTCTCCGAAAAGTCAGTTTTATGACATCGTTTTTCTACGCAATGTTTTGATTTATTTTAGTGATAAAGATCAAGAACTTGTTCTGCACAATGCCCATGGCGCTGTTAAGCCAGGCGGCGTGCTGATTGTCGGAGAGTCCGAGTCTTTGTCGCGCTTAAAAACGGAATTTACGTTTAAGAGACCACTTATCTATAGCAAGGCGGCTGCTTGA
- a CDS encoding PAS domain-containing protein, with protein MSSTARKIDFETQPEHSEDINVMKEEIKALNRAQAVIEFDLDGRILNANDNFLATVGYSLDEIRSNHHSMFCEPAYASSPQYRAFWQALNKGEYVAGEFKRFGKNGKEVWINASYNPIFNENGVPFKVVKFATDVTKQKTQQSEFESKINAISRVQAVIEFQKDGTIVTANENFTNTVGYSLGEIQGKHHSMFCDPAFAASAEYKEFWAKLGRGEYAAAEFKRFGKGGKEIWINASYNPIFDADGKVVSVVKFATDITAAKTKNAEIEAKLAAISRAQAVIEFNLDGSIITANDNFTNTVGYALNEIQGQHHSMFCDPAFVRSQDYKDFWAKLGRGEFVAAEFKRFGKGGKEIWINASYNPIFDANGKPFKVVKFATDVTAAKMRNIEFEGKMEAISKAQAVIEFNLDGTIISANENFLKTLGYSMAEIQGKHHRMFCEGDYSRSADYENFWKKLNKGEFDSGRYLRVGAGGKQIWIQATYNPIMDMDGRPYKVVKFASDITEQVKLEQAVKLKAEEDQRKVDELLVTVSKASQGDLTAPITVSGVDALGQLASGIDKMIQDLRAVIGKVVISANGFGDSSKSISIQSDSVASGAQSLGATVEEMNASIEEFTASIDSIADNTKKANELAKVTQKEAEIGSQAIAKSIEAMELINKSSEDISEIIKVISEIASQTNLLAFNAAIEAARAGEHGLGFSVVADEVRKLAERSSQATKEISKLINESVKRVEQGSSISKQAGEAFGKIVSGIEKTTQSISEVNVAAEEQSEAAKGVSAAIQHIATESEKSAQASESIANSTRSLVSGAEELNQTVSRFVV; from the coding sequence ATGAGCAGTACTGCACGTAAAATCGATTTTGAAACGCAGCCAGAACACAGCGAAGACATCAATGTGATGAAGGAAGAAATTAAAGCCTTGAACCGCGCGCAAGCGGTGATTGAATTCGATCTTGACGGAAGAATTCTAAATGCGAACGACAACTTCCTTGCGACAGTTGGTTATAGCTTGGATGAGATTCGCAGCAACCATCACTCTATGTTCTGTGAACCTGCTTATGCCTCAAGTCCTCAGTATCGCGCTTTCTGGCAAGCCTTGAATAAAGGTGAATATGTTGCTGGCGAGTTCAAACGTTTTGGTAAAAACGGTAAAGAAGTTTGGATCAATGCTTCTTACAATCCCATCTTTAATGAAAACGGCGTGCCATTCAAAGTGGTGAAGTTCGCGACGGACGTCACGAAACAAAAAACACAACAATCTGAATTCGAAAGCAAAATTAATGCAATCAGCAGAGTCCAAGCTGTTATCGAATTCCAAAAAGATGGCACGATCGTCACCGCAAATGAAAACTTCACAAACACTGTGGGTTATTCATTGGGTGAAATCCAAGGCAAACATCATAGCATGTTCTGTGATCCTGCTTTTGCTGCCTCTGCTGAATATAAAGAGTTCTGGGCAAAACTAGGTCGTGGCGAGTATGCTGCCGCCGAATTCAAACGTTTCGGTAAAGGTGGCAAAGAGATCTGGATCAATGCCTCTTACAATCCCATCTTCGATGCGGATGGTAAGGTTGTTAGCGTTGTGAAGTTCGCAACAGATATCACAGCAGCAAAAACTAAAAATGCAGAAATCGAAGCGAAACTTGCAGCGATTAGTCGTGCACAAGCTGTCATTGAATTTAATCTTGATGGTTCTATCATTACGGCAAACGATAACTTCACAAACACAGTAGGTTATGCGTTAAACGAAATCCAAGGCCAACATCACAGCATGTTCTGTGATCCTGCGTTTGTGCGCTCTCAAGATTATAAAGACTTCTGGGCGAAATTAGGTCGTGGTGAGTTTGTTGCGGCTGAATTCAAACGCTTCGGTAAAGGCGGCAAAGAGATCTGGATCAATGCTTCTTACAATCCCATCTTCGATGCGAACGGCAAACCATTTAAAGTAGTGAAGTTTGCAACGGATGTGACGGCAGCGAAAATGCGTAACATCGAATTCGAAGGTAAGATGGAAGCGATTTCTAAAGCGCAAGCCGTTATCGAATTTAATTTGGATGGTACTATAATTTCTGCGAATGAAAACTTCCTGAAAACTTTGGGTTATTCAATGGCTGAAATCCAAGGCAAACATCACCGTATGTTCTGCGAAGGTGATTACAGTCGTTCTGCAGATTACGAAAATTTCTGGAAAAAATTGAACAAGGGCGAATTCGATTCAGGTCGTTACTTGCGCGTGGGTGCTGGTGGCAAACAAATCTGGATTCAAGCGACATACAATCCAATTATGGATATGGATGGTCGTCCTTATAAAGTGGTGAAGTTTGCAAGTGATATCACTGAACAAGTGAAACTTGAACAAGCTGTGAAATTGAAAGCAGAAGAAGATCAAAGAAAAGTCGATGAATTGTTAGTGACAGTGAGCAAAGCTTCTCAAGGTGATTTGACAGCGCCAATTACGGTGTCTGGTGTGGATGCTTTGGGTCAGTTGGCATCTGGTATCGATAAAATGATTCAAGACTTGCGCGCAGTTATCGGCAAAGTTGTGATCTCTGCGAATGGTTTTGGCGACTCTTCAAAATCAATTTCAATCCAATCGGATTCAGTGGCTTCAGGTGCCCAAAGCTTGGGTGCGACAGTTGAAGAAATGAATGCTTCCATCGAGGAATTCACAGCTTCAATTGACTCTATCGCTGATAATACGAAAAAAGCGAACGAGCTAGCCAAAGTCACTCAGAAAGAAGCAGAGATCGGTAGCCAAGCTATTGCGAAATCGATCGAAGCGATGGAATTAATCAATAAATCATCTGAAGATATTAGCGAGATCATTAAGGTGATCAGCGAAATCGCAAGCCAAACAAACTTGTTAGCATTCAATGCTGCGATCGAAGCGGCACGTGCAGGCGAGCATGGTCTTGGATTCTCTGTTGTAGCTGATGAAGTCCGTAAACTTGCAGAACGTTCATCACAAGCCACAAAAGAGATTTCTAAATTGATCAACGAGTCCGTAAAACGCGTTGAGCAAGGTAGTTCGATTTCTAAACAAGCCGGTGAAGCTTTCGGTAAGATCGTATCTGGTATCGAAAAAACGACTCAGTCGATCTCTGAAGTTAACGTTGCTGCGGAAGAGCAATCTGAAGCTGCAAAAGGCGTTAGTGCCGCGATCCAACACATCGCGACCGAGTCGGAAAAATCCGCACAGGCTTCTGAAAGTATCGCAAACTCGACACGCAGTCTGGTGAGTGGTGCTGAAGAATTGAATCAAACAGTTTCTAGATTCGTGGTATAA